ACGGACGAATCCGGTGTGAAGTTTTCTTTCTCCATCGATCCGTTCCGCAAAGAGTCTCTGCTGAAAGGGCTGGACGACATCGGGATGACACTCGAACACGAGCACGAGATCGCCGCCTACGAGAAAAAGCACCGACCCTCGACGGTGATGCACGGCGACAGCGACATTTGATCGGTGGGACAATTTGGACGGCGTCCTGCCGGAAGGGCGCGGTCATCCGCCAGCGCAATCCGCAATCAAGCAGCTCGGGAGCGCTTCCCCGCGTTAACCCGTGGAGCCCGGACTGCCGGCACTCGGATGGACTCGCAGCCGGTGGGCGATGGAAAAGATGTAGTGGACTCCGGAAATCACCGTAGTGGCGGCGGCGAGATAGAGCAAGAGCTGGCCCGTCGAGTGAAGGGGCGGCGTTTGCGCCACCTCCGCTGCCATCACCACCAGGACCGCCAGGATCTGGGCGCCGGTGTTGATCTTGCCGTAGAGACTCGGAGAAAACCGGCGGTAGTCGGAAAACAAAACAATGATCGCCACCGTCGCGATGATGAGCAGATCGCGGCTGAGCACCAGGATCGTCAGCCACCAACCCACCTTGCCTTTCACCGCCAGCAGGATAAACGCGGAAGAAAGCAAGAGCTTGTCGGCGATGGGGTCCAAAAAGGCTCCGATGTCGGTTTGCTGGTGAAACAGGCGCGCCAGCAGCCCATCCAACCCGTCAGTCAGACCGGCAATAACGAAGATGAGCAGAGCCCAGCGGTAGTGGCCGTATTCGATGGCAATGATGAAGAAAGGAAGGAAGACAAAGCGCAGGAGGGTGAGTTGGTTGGCAGCGGTAAAAATGCGGGTGGTCATGAGGCATCCCGATCCCGAAGCCTCGGGATCGGGACGGGGCAATATAGCCGCGCCTCCCGCCGATGTCAACGCTGCGGCTGAGGAGCCGGGCGTGCCGCGCCGCCGCCCGGCCTGGTCGTTAGCCAAGAAAAATTCTTCGTGGAACGGTGGCGGCTAGGGGGTTGGCCGGCCGGAGGAATTGTCTTCGCTTTCCCCGCCGCCGTTTGAAGCGGTCGCGGCTGGCGCGGGTGGACGCATGGTGGCCACTCGGGCGCCGGCCAAACCGCGGAGCCATTCAAACATTTTGTTGCTGAACAGCCCGGTGATGATCGAGACAGCGAAGATCAGCAGGGGGGAAGCTCCGCGCAAGCCAAGCGCTGAAATATCGGTAGCGGCAGCCAAGTCAGCCGTAAACGAAACCTGAAACAGAAGACCGACCACCGCCAGGGAAATAACCGGCGCACCGACCAGCTTCGTCACGTACCACGGCATAAACCCCAGCGTGTTCCACCGGCTGCGAAACTTCCAGTTGAGGTGGATGGTAATCGTGATCATCCCGAGCAAACTTCCCAGTACGATCAGGGCAACGGGCGCTGGTGGAGGCTCTGCCGACGTCGCCAACGCCGTTTCAAGTTCGGTCAGGATCTTGGCGGCATCGGCCAGATCGGCTGGTTCCTTATTGAGGTCGCCCAGGACGTTTTCCAGCCACGAATTGGCGAGACGCAGGTCGCGCTCGGGCAGCCGCATTTCCGAAAGGGTGGAGGCCAGCGCCTCCACTTCGCCGCGCAGGAGGCTGGTGTCTGGCGCAGCGACTGCGCCCGCTGCTTGCCCGCCTTCTTGTTGGGGACCCGGCACCGGAGATGCCGGAGGAAGCTGTTTCGTTTCCTCAGCGGCGCGTGCCATTACGATCTGCACGCGGCGGACTTCCGCCCGCGCATGGCCTCGTTCTTCCCACTGCTCTCGCGTAAGCGCGGTCTGCGGGTCGAACCGCCCGAACAGGCGAACGCTGTAACCGAGCAAACCAATGCCGGCAGCGATCTGCAGCAAAAGAAATAGAGAGACCACCAGCAGCCGCCGGCCCACTGATTGCAGGTCACCCGGGCTGAGCGCCGACAGAACATTCCAGAAGCGCCGCCAGGCAGCGTCCATGCCGGCGCGGTTGGAGGAGGCGGTCAATTGCTGAAGCCGCCGCTCGAGTTGCGCCATCATGAGACGGATTTCGGCCAGCCAGGCCTGAACAAGCAACCGGGTGATGCCCCGGAGCTGCCCCACCTGAGCGGCGAATTGTTGATAGGCCTGTTCCTGTTCCCGAAACTTTCGCTGGAGTAAAGCCAGTTCGGCGTTGGCAGCAGCTCCGGCTGCACCCCGCGCCGGGCGTCCACCACGAGAAGCAGGGATTCCAGGAGTTGCCATAAGACCTCCTTCCGCGCTGGAGCAGCGCGCATCGGCTATCAATCGGGGCCGATCGGATTGGCCAGGCCGGCGGGCTGCTGGCGCACCGTCTGGCCGTCGGAAAGAAACAGAATCGAGTCATCCTTCGCGGTCAGATAAATCCTTTTATGAATCTTCACCGTGGTCCACTCGCCCTTGGCGCTCTCCCCGGCATCAACTGTCCGGATTTCTTTGTCGGCATCCGCCGTGATCACGGCCAGCAACGCCCCAAGAGTGAGGGCACGAGGGTGGCGATAACCTTTGTTTTTGCCAATATTTTTCCGTCCACTCGAAATGGCCGCCCACTGCGGCCTCATCTGGCTCAAAAAATCGTGCGTGGAAGAAGTCTCCGCGCCGTGGTGGCCCACCTTGTAGAAGGCCGCTCCGCCCAGGCGGGGCTTGATCAACGGGTCAGCGAGGAGCTGGGCTTCCTCCTCCTTTTCGGCATCGCCGGTAAAGAGAAAACTCAGCTTGTCATACTTCACCCGCACCACCACCGAGTTGTTGTTGACGTTCTTCGCCTTGCCAAAGCCTTTGGGCACAAGCAACTCGGCGTGGAGGTTTGTCGCCGGGCAAAAATCGGCGATCGAGGAAAGGGACTTGCCGGCGGGAATGTACTGGAGCGTGCCCGCTTTTTTCTGCTGATTGGCCAGGGTGCGAATTTTTTTGAAGGTTTTGGTGTAGCTTTTTCCGTTGTCCACGAATTTGCCGACCTTAAAAGTCTGCAAGACCCAGTGAAGGCCGGCAA
The nucleotide sequence above comes from Candidatus Acidiferrales bacterium. Encoded proteins:
- a CDS encoding CDP-alcohol phosphatidyltransferase family protein, producing MTTRIFTAANQLTLLRFVFLPFFIIAIEYGHYRWALLIFVIAGLTDGLDGLLARLFHQQTDIGAFLDPIADKLLLSSAFILLAVKGKVGWWLTILVLSRDLLIIATVAIIVLFSDYRRFSPSLYGKINTGAQILAVLVVMAAEVAQTPPLHSTGQLLLYLAAATTVISGVHYIFSIAHRLRVHPSAGSPGSTG
- a CDS encoding MBL fold metallo-hydrolase — its product is MRARLTSPGAVWRGAPAREAAAPAVNGAGERGRHRLATRALLAGALWLVFVQPARAATVQGDMKIYVLNVGQGDAILIVCPHATHRMLIDAGARGYPNSQKAFQQQLRQLVPGQQPPLQVVIASHPHDDHIAGLHWVLQTFKVGKFVDNGKSYTKTFKKIRTLANQQKKAGTLQYIPAGKSLSSIADFCPATNLHAELLVPKGFGKAKNVNNNSVVVRVKYDKLSFLFTGDAEKEEEAQLLADPLIKPRLGGAAFYKVGHHGAETSSTHDFLSQMRPQWAAISSGRKNIGKNKGYRHPRALTLGALLAVITADADKEIRTVDAGESAKGEWTTVKIHKRIYLTAKDDSILFLSDGQTVRQQPAGLANPIGPD